The genomic segment CAAGGCCGCACCGTCATTCCCGGTCTGATCGACTCGCATCTGCACGGGATCCGCGCGGGCCTCAGCTTCAGCACCGAAGTGAACTGGATTGGAGCGCCGTCCCTCGATGAAGCTCTCACTCGCATCCGCCAGGCCGCCCGCACCATGAAACCCGGCGCGTGGCTCATCGTCGCCGGCGGCTGGAACGTCCAGCAGTTCAAGGAACAACGCCGCCCCACTCGGGCGGAAGTCGACGCCGCGGCCCCGGACAATCCCGTCTACATCCAGCTCGGCTACGGCTGGGCGCTGATGAACGCCGCCGGGTTCAGGAAACTCAACATCTCATCCGAGAGCGATCTTCCCGCGGGCGCCCGCTTCGAACGCGACGGGCAGGGGCAAACCACCGGCGCCGTCACGGGAGCGCAGAACGGCATCATCGCGCTGTTCGACCGCCTGCCGAAGCCCTCGCCCGAGGACGAAGTCGACGGCATGAAGAAATTCTTCACCGAACTGAACCGGCTCGGCATCACCGGCTTCGTTGATCCCGGCGGCAACAATCTTTTCCCAACCGACTACGACGCGCTATTCAAGGTCTGGCACGACCGCCAGATGACCGTCCGCGTCGCCTTCGCATTGAACGGCCAGACCGCAGGCAAGGAGTTCGACGAGTACCAGAGCCTGACCCGCATGCTTCCCATGGGTTTCGGTGACGAGTTTCTCAAGTTCAACGGCATCGGCGAGCGCATTACGTTCGGCATGTACAACAACGACAATCCCGGCGCGGCCGACAAGGCCGCGTTCCGGGAGATCGCGAAGTGGGCGGCCGGACACGGCATGTCGCTGACGATTCACTGGACGCGCGATGCCTCGGTAGATCATCTGCTGAGCCTGTTCGAAGACCTCAACAGGGAAGTGCCGATCACGAATCTGCGCTGGTCGATTGCGCATTTGAACGACGCCTCGGAGAAGACTCTGCAGCGGATGAAAGCGCTCGGCATGGGCTGGACCGTCCAGGACGCGATGTACTTCGATGGAGAAAATTTCCAGCGCCAGAACGGAGTGGAGGCTGCGCGGCGTGCTCCGC from the Terriglobia bacterium genome contains:
- a CDS encoding amidohydrolase, translating into MRRILLTLALLLSAVPARAQVDTILINGKILTVDATSSTREAIAIQDSKISAVGRTADIRKLAGPKTRVIDLQGRTVIPGLIDSHLHGIRAGLSFSTEVNWIGAPSLDEALTRIRQAARTMKPGAWLIVAGGWNVQQFKEQRRPTRAEVDAAAPDNPVYIQLGYGWALMNAAGFRKLNISSESDLPAGARFERDGQGQTTGAVTGAQNGIIALFDRLPKPSPEDEVDGMKKFFTELNRLGITGFVDPGGNNLFPTDYDALFKVWHDRQMTVRVAFALNGQTAGKEFDEYQSLTRMLPMGFGDEFLKFNGIGERITFGMYNNDNPGAADKAAFREIAKWAAGHGMSLTIHWTRDASVDHLLSLFEDLNREVPITNLRWSIAHLNDASEKTLQRMKALGMGWTVQDAMYFDGENFQRQNGVEAARRAPPVNTAKRIGVPVGAGTDAHRVASYNPFTALQWFIDGKTVGGVALRGPEETPSRADALRFYTFGSAWFSRDEKTRGSLEVGKFADLAVLSKDYMTLPADEIGKLESVLTMVGGKIVYSAPPFK